In the Pogoniulus pusillus isolate bPogPus1 chromosome 4, bPogPus1.pri, whole genome shotgun sequence genome, one interval contains:
- the PTPN12 gene encoding tyrosine-protein phosphatase non-receptor type 12 isoform X4, producing MIWEYNVAIIVMACREFEMGRKKCERYWPLYGEAAVTFGPFRVSCEAEQARTDYFIRTLLLEFQNETRSVYQFHYVNWPDHDVPSSFDSILDMISLMREYQEHEDVPICIHCSAGCGRTGAICAIDYTWNLLKAGKIPEEFNVFNLIQEMRTQRHSAVQTKEQYELVHRAIAQLFEKQLQKYESCANWKISDGVDENNTENAVSSSDAEKQDSPPPKPPRTRSCLVEGDAKEEILQPPEPQPVPPILTPSPPSAYPTVTTVWQDNDRYHPKPVLHMVSSETDLNENYNKSTEHSGKSEPSERSEKRLERNLSFEIKKVPLQEGPRSFDGNSLLNRGHAVKMKPVSSSVTDKSFKPQEQLSGDSLVDACQNSCVECSVPQSHTALIPSPESQQSQQVSDPPPRPDRLPLAEKGHTTWALHGHDNALRSPGAVDVSSDFLCPGVKTLSLVSNIPAEHPPTDSVALTAVSVRAPLCFTNPLHSDDSDTEEMNFDGAISRSVSNVSTASATVSAATNTENSAARKVLPMSIARQDLAAVTYSKDDKDADSSEDSSPPLPERTPESFVLASEHSMPLLKPAVIAQSEWSTLHDQHRLEQPLSRSLKTTSPVLPDRPERSSKTPTDILPQISFSGSTDTRGQVSEFPEEVTDIGNCTPFKTSSLDNFKRGFISSTGFGNRCGKPRGPREPPSEWT from the exons ATGATATGGGAATACAATGTTGCA ATAATTGTAATGGCCTGCCGAGAATTTGAAATGGGAAGG AAAAAATGTGAACGTTACTGGCCTCTGTATGGAGAAGCAGCTGTAACTTTTGGGCCATTTCGTGTTTCTTGT GAAGCTGAGCAAGCAAGAACAGATTATTTCATCAGAACATTACTGCTTGAATTTCAGAAT GAGACTCGTAGTGTCTATCAATTTCATTATGTTAATTGGCCTGACCATGATGTTCCTTCATCTTTTGATTCTATTCTGGATATGATCAGCTTGATGAGAGAATACCAGGAACATGAAGATGTGCCAATCTGTATACACTGCAG TGCAGGGTGTGGAAGAACCGGAGCCATCTGTGCCATAGATTACACATGGAATTTGCTTAAAGCTGGG aAAATACCTGAAGAGTTCAATGTATTTAATTTAATACAGGAAATGAGGACACAAAGGCATTCTGCAGTGCAGACAAAG GAGCAGTATGAGCTTGTCCACCGAGCCATAGCGCAACTGTTTGAGAAGCAGCTGCAAAAATACGAGAGCTGTGCCAACTGGAAGATTTCAGATGGAGTG GATGAAAATAACACAGAGAATGCTGTCAGTTCTTCAGATGCTGAGAAACAGGATTCTCCTCCACCAAAGCCTCCACGGACCCGCAG tTGCCTTGTGGAAGGAGATGCTAAAGAAGAAATTTTACAGcctccagagcctcagccagtaCCACCAATCTTAACACCATCTCCCCCCTCAGCTTACCCAACAGTAACTACTGTGTGGCAGGACAACGATAGATACCATCCAAAGCCAGTTTTGCACATGGTTTCCTCAGAGACAGACCTCAATGAGAATTACAATAAGTCCACAGAACATTCAGGGAAGAGTGAGCCGAGCGAACGGTcagagaagaggctggagcGCAACTTAAGTTTTGAAATCAAGAAGGTTCCTCTTCAGGAGGGACCGCGAAGCTTTGATGGGAACTCCTTGTTGAACAGGGGACATGCAGTTAAAATGAAGCCTGTGTCATCCTCTGTAACTGATAAAAGCTTTAAGCCACAGGAACAGCTTTCTGGGGATTCACTTGTAGATGCTTGTCAAAACTCATGTGTGGAATGCAGTGTGCCGCAGTCTCACACAGCCTTAATACCTTCACCAGAAAGCCAGCAAAGTCAGCAGGTTTCTGATCCTCCACCAAGACCAGACCGTCTGCCTCTGGCAGAGAAGGGACACACCAcgtgggcactgcatgggcatgACAATGCACTGCGTTCGCCAGGGGCTGTGGACGTGTCTTCAGACTTCCTATGTCCTGGTgtgaaaactctctctctggtATCAAACATCCCAGCTGAACATCCTCCCACTGACAGCGTTGCTCTTACTGCTGTTTCTGTGCGAGCACCCCTCTGTTTTACTAATCCTCTCCACTCGGATGACTCTGACACAGAGGAGATGAACTTTGATGGAGCCATCAGCAGAAGCGTGTCTAATGTTTCAACCGCAAGTGCCACTGTTTCTGCTGCCACTAACACTGAAAACAGTGCTGCCAGGAAAGTGTTGCCAATGTCTATTGCTAGGCAAGATTTAGCAGCTGTAACGTATTCCAAAGATGACAAAG ATGCTGATAGTAGTGAAGATTCTTCTCCCCCGCTCCCAGAAAGGACACCAGAATCATTTGTATTAGCAAGTGAACACA GCATGCCCTTGCTGAAGCCAGCTGTGATTGCACAGTCAGAGTGGAGCACACTGCATGATCAGCATCGCCTTGAACAACCACTCTCCAGA AGTTTGAAAACAACTTCACCTGTGCTACCTG ATCGTCCTGAAAGAAGCAGCAAGACACCCACTGACATTTTACCTCAGATTTCTTTTTCTGGTTCCACTGATACAAGAGGTCAAGTTTCTGAATTTCCTGAAGAAGTAACAGATATTGGTAATTGCACTCCGTTCAAAACATCATCACTGGATAACTTTAAGAGAGGATTCATTAGCAGTACTG GTTTTGGTAACCGCTGTGGAAAGCCCAGAGGACCAAGAGAGCCCCCTTCAGAATGGACATGA
- the PTPN12 gene encoding tyrosine-protein phosphatase non-receptor type 12 isoform X1: MSQEEILRKFIMRVQAMKDTDHNGEDNFASDFMRLRRLSTKYRTEKIYPTATGEKEENVKKNRYKDILPFDHSRVKLTLKTPPQDSDYINANFIKGVHGPKAYVATQGPLANTVIDFWRMIWEYNVAIIVMACREFEMGRKKCERYWPLYGEAAVTFGPFRVSCEAEQARTDYFIRTLLLEFQNETRSVYQFHYVNWPDHDVPSSFDSILDMISLMREYQEHEDVPICIHCSAGCGRTGAICAIDYTWNLLKAGKIPEEFNVFNLIQEMRTQRHSAVQTKEQYELVHRAIAQLFEKQLQKYESCANWKISDGVDENNTENAVSSSDAEKQDSPPPKPPRTRSCLVEGDAKEEILQPPEPQPVPPILTPSPPSAYPTVTTVWQDNDRYHPKPVLHMVSSETDLNENYNKSTEHSGKSEPSERSEKRLERNLSFEIKKVPLQEGPRSFDGNSLLNRGHAVKMKPVSSSVTDKSFKPQEQLSGDSLVDACQNSCVECSVPQSHTALIPSPESQQSQQVSDPPPRPDRLPLAEKGHTTWALHGHDNALRSPGAVDVSSDFLCPGVKTLSLVSNIPAEHPPTDSVALTAVSVRAPLCFTNPLHSDDSDTEEMNFDGAISRSVSNVSTASATVSAATNTENSAARKVLPMSIARQDLAAVTYSKDDKDADSSEDSSPPLPERTPESFVLASEHSMPLLKPAVIAQSEWSTLHDQHRLEQPLSRSLKTTSPVLPDRPERSSKTPTDILPQISFSGSTDTRGQVSEFPEEVTDIGFGNRCGKPRGPREPPSEWT; the protein is encoded by the exons AGGTTAAGAAGACTATCAACAAAATACAGAACAGAGAAGATCTACCCAACAGCcactggagaaaaagaagaaaatgttaaaAAGAATAGATACAAGGATATATTGCCAT TTGACCATAGCCGAGTTAAACTGACATTAAAAACTCCTCCCCAAGATTCAGACTACATCAATGCCAACTTTATTAAG GGAGTACATGGGCCAAAAGCCTATGTTGCTACCCAGGGACCATTAGCAAACACAGTAATAGACTTCTGGAGGATGATATGGGAATACAATGTTGCA ATAATTGTAATGGCCTGCCGAGAATTTGAAATGGGAAGG AAAAAATGTGAACGTTACTGGCCTCTGTATGGAGAAGCAGCTGTAACTTTTGGGCCATTTCGTGTTTCTTGT GAAGCTGAGCAAGCAAGAACAGATTATTTCATCAGAACATTACTGCTTGAATTTCAGAAT GAGACTCGTAGTGTCTATCAATTTCATTATGTTAATTGGCCTGACCATGATGTTCCTTCATCTTTTGATTCTATTCTGGATATGATCAGCTTGATGAGAGAATACCAGGAACATGAAGATGTGCCAATCTGTATACACTGCAG TGCAGGGTGTGGAAGAACCGGAGCCATCTGTGCCATAGATTACACATGGAATTTGCTTAAAGCTGGG aAAATACCTGAAGAGTTCAATGTATTTAATTTAATACAGGAAATGAGGACACAAAGGCATTCTGCAGTGCAGACAAAG GAGCAGTATGAGCTTGTCCACCGAGCCATAGCGCAACTGTTTGAGAAGCAGCTGCAAAAATACGAGAGCTGTGCCAACTGGAAGATTTCAGATGGAGTG GATGAAAATAACACAGAGAATGCTGTCAGTTCTTCAGATGCTGAGAAACAGGATTCTCCTCCACCAAAGCCTCCACGGACCCGCAG tTGCCTTGTGGAAGGAGATGCTAAAGAAGAAATTTTACAGcctccagagcctcagccagtaCCACCAATCTTAACACCATCTCCCCCCTCAGCTTACCCAACAGTAACTACTGTGTGGCAGGACAACGATAGATACCATCCAAAGCCAGTTTTGCACATGGTTTCCTCAGAGACAGACCTCAATGAGAATTACAATAAGTCCACAGAACATTCAGGGAAGAGTGAGCCGAGCGAACGGTcagagaagaggctggagcGCAACTTAAGTTTTGAAATCAAGAAGGTTCCTCTTCAGGAGGGACCGCGAAGCTTTGATGGGAACTCCTTGTTGAACAGGGGACATGCAGTTAAAATGAAGCCTGTGTCATCCTCTGTAACTGATAAAAGCTTTAAGCCACAGGAACAGCTTTCTGGGGATTCACTTGTAGATGCTTGTCAAAACTCATGTGTGGAATGCAGTGTGCCGCAGTCTCACACAGCCTTAATACCTTCACCAGAAAGCCAGCAAAGTCAGCAGGTTTCTGATCCTCCACCAAGACCAGACCGTCTGCCTCTGGCAGAGAAGGGACACACCAcgtgggcactgcatgggcatgACAATGCACTGCGTTCGCCAGGGGCTGTGGACGTGTCTTCAGACTTCCTATGTCCTGGTgtgaaaactctctctctggtATCAAACATCCCAGCTGAACATCCTCCCACTGACAGCGTTGCTCTTACTGCTGTTTCTGTGCGAGCACCCCTCTGTTTTACTAATCCTCTCCACTCGGATGACTCTGACACAGAGGAGATGAACTTTGATGGAGCCATCAGCAGAAGCGTGTCTAATGTTTCAACCGCAAGTGCCACTGTTTCTGCTGCCACTAACACTGAAAACAGTGCTGCCAGGAAAGTGTTGCCAATGTCTATTGCTAGGCAAGATTTAGCAGCTGTAACGTATTCCAAAGATGACAAAG ATGCTGATAGTAGTGAAGATTCTTCTCCCCCGCTCCCAGAAAGGACACCAGAATCATTTGTATTAGCAAGTGAACACA GCATGCCCTTGCTGAAGCCAGCTGTGATTGCACAGTCAGAGTGGAGCACACTGCATGATCAGCATCGCCTTGAACAACCACTCTCCAGA AGTTTGAAAACAACTTCACCTGTGCTACCTG ATCGTCCTGAAAGAAGCAGCAAGACACCCACTGACATTTTACCTCAGATTTCTTTTTCTGGTTCCACTGATACAAGAGGTCAAGTTTCTGAATTTCCTGAAGAAGTAACAGATATTG GTTTTGGTAACCGCTGTGGAAAGCCCAGAGGACCAAGAGAGCCCCCTTCAGAATGGACATGA
- the PTPN12 gene encoding tyrosine-protein phosphatase non-receptor type 12 isoform X3, translated as MSQEEILRKFIMRVQAMKDTDHNGEDNFASDFMRLRRLSTKYRTEKIYPTATGEKEENVKKNRYKDILPFDHSRVKLTLKTPPQDSDYINANFIKGVHGPKAYVATQGPLANTVIDFWRMIWEYNVAIIVMACREFEMGRKKCERYWPLYGEAAVTFGPFRVSCEAEQARTDYFIRTLLLEFQNETRSVYQFHYVNWPDHDVPSSFDSILDMISLMREYQEHEDVPICIHCSAGCGRTGAICAIDYTWNLLKAGKIPEEFNVFNLIQEMRTQRHSAVQTKEQYELVHRAIAQLFEKQLQKYESCANWKISDGVDENNTENAVSSSDAEKQDSPPPKPPRTRSCLVEGDAKEEILQPPEPQPVPPILTPSPPSAYPTVTTVWQDNDRYHPKPVLHMVSSETDLNENYNKSTEHSGKSEPSERSEKRLERNLSFEIKKVPLQEGPRSFDGNSLLNRGHAVKMKPVSSSVTDKSFKPQEQLSGDSLVDACQNSCVECSVPQSHTALIPSPESQQSQQVSDPPPRPDRLPLAEKGHTTWALHGHDNALRSPGAVDVSSDFLCPGVKTLSLVSNIPAEHPPTDSVALTAVSVRAPLCFTNPLHSDDSDTEEMNFDGAISRSVSNVSTASATVSAATNTENSAARKVLPMSIARQDLAAVTYSKDDKDADSSEDSSPPLPERTPESFVLASEHSMPLLKPAVIAQSEWSTLHDQHRLEQPLSRSLKTTSPVLPDRPERSSKTPTDILPQISFSGSTDTRGQVSEFPEEVTDIGNCTPFKTSSLDNFKRGFISSTGFGNRCGKPRGPREPPSEWT; from the exons AGGTTAAGAAGACTATCAACAAAATACAGAACAGAGAAGATCTACCCAACAGCcactggagaaaaagaagaaaatgttaaaAAGAATAGATACAAGGATATATTGCCAT TTGACCATAGCCGAGTTAAACTGACATTAAAAACTCCTCCCCAAGATTCAGACTACATCAATGCCAACTTTATTAAG GGAGTACATGGGCCAAAAGCCTATGTTGCTACCCAGGGACCATTAGCAAACACAGTAATAGACTTCTGGAGGATGATATGGGAATACAATGTTGCA ATAATTGTAATGGCCTGCCGAGAATTTGAAATGGGAAGG AAAAAATGTGAACGTTACTGGCCTCTGTATGGAGAAGCAGCTGTAACTTTTGGGCCATTTCGTGTTTCTTGT GAAGCTGAGCAAGCAAGAACAGATTATTTCATCAGAACATTACTGCTTGAATTTCAGAAT GAGACTCGTAGTGTCTATCAATTTCATTATGTTAATTGGCCTGACCATGATGTTCCTTCATCTTTTGATTCTATTCTGGATATGATCAGCTTGATGAGAGAATACCAGGAACATGAAGATGTGCCAATCTGTATACACTGCAG TGCAGGGTGTGGAAGAACCGGAGCCATCTGTGCCATAGATTACACATGGAATTTGCTTAAAGCTGGG aAAATACCTGAAGAGTTCAATGTATTTAATTTAATACAGGAAATGAGGACACAAAGGCATTCTGCAGTGCAGACAAAG GAGCAGTATGAGCTTGTCCACCGAGCCATAGCGCAACTGTTTGAGAAGCAGCTGCAAAAATACGAGAGCTGTGCCAACTGGAAGATTTCAGATGGAGTG GATGAAAATAACACAGAGAATGCTGTCAGTTCTTCAGATGCTGAGAAACAGGATTCTCCTCCACCAAAGCCTCCACGGACCCGCAG tTGCCTTGTGGAAGGAGATGCTAAAGAAGAAATTTTACAGcctccagagcctcagccagtaCCACCAATCTTAACACCATCTCCCCCCTCAGCTTACCCAACAGTAACTACTGTGTGGCAGGACAACGATAGATACCATCCAAAGCCAGTTTTGCACATGGTTTCCTCAGAGACAGACCTCAATGAGAATTACAATAAGTCCACAGAACATTCAGGGAAGAGTGAGCCGAGCGAACGGTcagagaagaggctggagcGCAACTTAAGTTTTGAAATCAAGAAGGTTCCTCTTCAGGAGGGACCGCGAAGCTTTGATGGGAACTCCTTGTTGAACAGGGGACATGCAGTTAAAATGAAGCCTGTGTCATCCTCTGTAACTGATAAAAGCTTTAAGCCACAGGAACAGCTTTCTGGGGATTCACTTGTAGATGCTTGTCAAAACTCATGTGTGGAATGCAGTGTGCCGCAGTCTCACACAGCCTTAATACCTTCACCAGAAAGCCAGCAAAGTCAGCAGGTTTCTGATCCTCCACCAAGACCAGACCGTCTGCCTCTGGCAGAGAAGGGACACACCAcgtgggcactgcatgggcatgACAATGCACTGCGTTCGCCAGGGGCTGTGGACGTGTCTTCAGACTTCCTATGTCCTGGTgtgaaaactctctctctggtATCAAACATCCCAGCTGAACATCCTCCCACTGACAGCGTTGCTCTTACTGCTGTTTCTGTGCGAGCACCCCTCTGTTTTACTAATCCTCTCCACTCGGATGACTCTGACACAGAGGAGATGAACTTTGATGGAGCCATCAGCAGAAGCGTGTCTAATGTTTCAACCGCAAGTGCCACTGTTTCTGCTGCCACTAACACTGAAAACAGTGCTGCCAGGAAAGTGTTGCCAATGTCTATTGCTAGGCAAGATTTAGCAGCTGTAACGTATTCCAAAGATGACAAAG ATGCTGATAGTAGTGAAGATTCTTCTCCCCCGCTCCCAGAAAGGACACCAGAATCATTTGTATTAGCAAGTGAACACA GCATGCCCTTGCTGAAGCCAGCTGTGATTGCACAGTCAGAGTGGAGCACACTGCATGATCAGCATCGCCTTGAACAACCACTCTCCAGA AGTTTGAAAACAACTTCACCTGTGCTACCTG ATCGTCCTGAAAGAAGCAGCAAGACACCCACTGACATTTTACCTCAGATTTCTTTTTCTGGTTCCACTGATACAAGAGGTCAAGTTTCTGAATTTCCTGAAGAAGTAACAGATATTGGTAATTGCACTCCGTTCAAAACATCATCACTGGATAACTTTAAGAGAGGATTCATTAGCAGTACTG GTTTTGGTAACCGCTGTGGAAAGCCCAGAGGACCAAGAGAGCCCCCTTCAGAATGGACATGA
- the PTPN12 gene encoding tyrosine-protein phosphatase non-receptor type 12 isoform X2 gives MSQEEILRKFIMRVQAMKDTDHNGEDNFASDFMRLRRLSTKYRTEKIYPTATGEKEENVKKNRYKDILPFDHSRVKLTLKTPPQDSDYINANFIKGVHGPKAYVATQGPLANTVIDFWRMIWEYNVAIIVMACREFEMGRKKCERYWPLYGEAAVTFGPFRVSCEAEQARTDYFIRTLLLEFQNETRSVYQFHYVNWPDHDVPSSFDSILDMISLMREYQEHEDVPICIHCSAGCGRTGAICAIDYTWNLLKAGKIPEEFNVFNLIQEMRTQRHSAVQTKEQYELVHRAIAQLFEKQLQKYESCANWKISDGVDENNTENAVSSSDAEKQDSPPPKPPRTRSCLVEGDAKEEILQPPEPQPVPPILTPSPPSAYPTVTTVWQDNDRYHPKPVLHMVSSETDLNENYNKSTEHSGKSEPSERSEKRLERNLSFEIKKVPLQEGPRSFDGNSLLNRGHAVKMKPVSSSVTDKSFKPQEQLSGDSLVDACQNSCVECSVPQSHTALIPSPESQQSQQVSDPPPRPDRLPLAEKGHTTWALHGHDNALRSPGAVDVSSDFLCPGVKTLSLVSNIPAEHPPTDSVALTAVSVRAPLCFTNPLHSDDSDTEEMNFDGAISRSVSNVSTASATVSAATNTENSAARKVLPMSIARQDLAAVTYSKDDKGMPLLKPAVIAQSEWSTLHDQHRLEQPLSRSLKTTSPVLPDRPERSSKTPTDILPQISFSGSTDTRGQVSEFPEEVTDIGNCTPFKTSSLDNFKRGFISSTGFGNRCGKPRGPREPPSEWT, from the exons AGGTTAAGAAGACTATCAACAAAATACAGAACAGAGAAGATCTACCCAACAGCcactggagaaaaagaagaaaatgttaaaAAGAATAGATACAAGGATATATTGCCAT TTGACCATAGCCGAGTTAAACTGACATTAAAAACTCCTCCCCAAGATTCAGACTACATCAATGCCAACTTTATTAAG GGAGTACATGGGCCAAAAGCCTATGTTGCTACCCAGGGACCATTAGCAAACACAGTAATAGACTTCTGGAGGATGATATGGGAATACAATGTTGCA ATAATTGTAATGGCCTGCCGAGAATTTGAAATGGGAAGG AAAAAATGTGAACGTTACTGGCCTCTGTATGGAGAAGCAGCTGTAACTTTTGGGCCATTTCGTGTTTCTTGT GAAGCTGAGCAAGCAAGAACAGATTATTTCATCAGAACATTACTGCTTGAATTTCAGAAT GAGACTCGTAGTGTCTATCAATTTCATTATGTTAATTGGCCTGACCATGATGTTCCTTCATCTTTTGATTCTATTCTGGATATGATCAGCTTGATGAGAGAATACCAGGAACATGAAGATGTGCCAATCTGTATACACTGCAG TGCAGGGTGTGGAAGAACCGGAGCCATCTGTGCCATAGATTACACATGGAATTTGCTTAAAGCTGGG aAAATACCTGAAGAGTTCAATGTATTTAATTTAATACAGGAAATGAGGACACAAAGGCATTCTGCAGTGCAGACAAAG GAGCAGTATGAGCTTGTCCACCGAGCCATAGCGCAACTGTTTGAGAAGCAGCTGCAAAAATACGAGAGCTGTGCCAACTGGAAGATTTCAGATGGAGTG GATGAAAATAACACAGAGAATGCTGTCAGTTCTTCAGATGCTGAGAAACAGGATTCTCCTCCACCAAAGCCTCCACGGACCCGCAG tTGCCTTGTGGAAGGAGATGCTAAAGAAGAAATTTTACAGcctccagagcctcagccagtaCCACCAATCTTAACACCATCTCCCCCCTCAGCTTACCCAACAGTAACTACTGTGTGGCAGGACAACGATAGATACCATCCAAAGCCAGTTTTGCACATGGTTTCCTCAGAGACAGACCTCAATGAGAATTACAATAAGTCCACAGAACATTCAGGGAAGAGTGAGCCGAGCGAACGGTcagagaagaggctggagcGCAACTTAAGTTTTGAAATCAAGAAGGTTCCTCTTCAGGAGGGACCGCGAAGCTTTGATGGGAACTCCTTGTTGAACAGGGGACATGCAGTTAAAATGAAGCCTGTGTCATCCTCTGTAACTGATAAAAGCTTTAAGCCACAGGAACAGCTTTCTGGGGATTCACTTGTAGATGCTTGTCAAAACTCATGTGTGGAATGCAGTGTGCCGCAGTCTCACACAGCCTTAATACCTTCACCAGAAAGCCAGCAAAGTCAGCAGGTTTCTGATCCTCCACCAAGACCAGACCGTCTGCCTCTGGCAGAGAAGGGACACACCAcgtgggcactgcatgggcatgACAATGCACTGCGTTCGCCAGGGGCTGTGGACGTGTCTTCAGACTTCCTATGTCCTGGTgtgaaaactctctctctggtATCAAACATCCCAGCTGAACATCCTCCCACTGACAGCGTTGCTCTTACTGCTGTTTCTGTGCGAGCACCCCTCTGTTTTACTAATCCTCTCCACTCGGATGACTCTGACACAGAGGAGATGAACTTTGATGGAGCCATCAGCAGAAGCGTGTCTAATGTTTCAACCGCAAGTGCCACTGTTTCTGCTGCCACTAACACTGAAAACAGTGCTGCCAGGAAAGTGTTGCCAATGTCTATTGCTAGGCAAGATTTAGCAGCTGTAACGTATTCCAAAGATGACAAAG GCATGCCCTTGCTGAAGCCAGCTGTGATTGCACAGTCAGAGTGGAGCACACTGCATGATCAGCATCGCCTTGAACAACCACTCTCCAGA AGTTTGAAAACAACTTCACCTGTGCTACCTG ATCGTCCTGAAAGAAGCAGCAAGACACCCACTGACATTTTACCTCAGATTTCTTTTTCTGGTTCCACTGATACAAGAGGTCAAGTTTCTGAATTTCCTGAAGAAGTAACAGATATTGGTAATTGCACTCCGTTCAAAACATCATCACTGGATAACTTTAAGAGAGGATTCATTAGCAGTACTG GTTTTGGTAACCGCTGTGGAAAGCCCAGAGGACCAAGAGAGCCCCCTTCAGAATGGACATGA